The Seleniivibrio woodruffii genome window below encodes:
- a CDS encoding CHAD domain-containing protein yields MPYYISDIKPASDRKFRLRYRKLRDYEITVFDTFEWQLVRTGRVVWSDGKDRFLFNQEADTKAGYSGRYLFEKLKLPVTEHSFDAGGIKGRLYAMGSSYIIYTEEPQEDFAFHYCAEELKGFGQAVACAAARCGDPMLDYTTRVQCPADSDAVLWESMQRVHSDLINIMRLNTDGILKGYDAEFLHDFRVSVRRTRSAMSMLKGVYSEDREMRFRQFFKSLGEYTGRARDMDVYLEELEGYEDILPDDMKQSFEPLKSHFRAERDKSYELLQNFLTSEEYNNSLAEWERLINSRAEIGRRGFVNTSKAAAKALAKIFGRVELMTGGVDGESEDAQIHSVRIAFKKLRYCIEFFGLFIKEQNTADVLTRLRSLQDSLGRYNDLSVQCGHMQERLNSETDPKLLAACGYIMAVLAMKKAQEREQAVELIRIFRKGKKRVKKSLGI; encoded by the coding sequence ATGCCGTACTATATTTCCGACATCAAACCTGCATCGGACAGAAAGTTCCGTCTGCGCTACAGAAAGCTCAGGGATTATGAGATAACGGTATTTGATACCTTCGAATGGCAGCTGGTACGAACCGGAAGGGTTGTCTGGTCAGACGGAAAGGACAGATTCCTTTTCAATCAGGAAGCGGACACAAAAGCCGGATACTCAGGAAGATATCTGTTTGAAAAGCTGAAATTGCCCGTGACTGAACACTCTTTTGATGCAGGCGGCATAAAGGGGCGTCTTTATGCCATGGGTTCATCATATATTATATACACTGAGGAGCCGCAGGAAGATTTCGCATTCCATTACTGCGCTGAGGAGCTGAAAGGCTTCGGGCAGGCGGTTGCGTGTGCGGCGGCCAGGTGCGGTGACCCGATGCTGGACTACACCACAAGGGTGCAGTGCCCCGCCGACAGCGATGCCGTTCTCTGGGAATCCATGCAGAGGGTTCACTCAGACCTCATAAATATAATGCGCCTGAACACCGACGGGATACTGAAAGGGTATGATGCTGAGTTTCTCCACGATTTCCGTGTCTCCGTGCGCAGAACCCGTTCGGCAATGTCAATGCTAAAGGGTGTCTATTCCGAAGACAGAGAGATGCGTTTCAGACAGTTCTTTAAATCCCTCGGTGAATACACCGGAAGGGCAAGGGACATGGATGTGTATCTTGAAGAGCTTGAGGGCTATGAAGATATCCTGCCCGATGATATGAAGCAGTCCTTTGAGCCGCTTAAATCACATTTCAGGGCGGAGCGGGATAAAAGTTATGAATTGCTTCAGAATTTTCTGACATCAGAGGAGTATAATAACAGCCTTGCCGAATGGGAACGGCTGATAAACTCCCGTGCGGAGATAGGCCGCAGAGGCTTTGTGAACACCTCGAAGGCCGCCGCAAAAGCTCTGGCGAAGATATTCGGCAGGGTGGAGCTTATGACCGGAGGGGTGGACGGCGAGTCGGAGGATGCGCAGATACACAGTGTCCGTATAGCCTTCAAAAAGCTGAGATACTGCATAGAATTTTTCGGGCTGTTCATTAAAGAGCAGAACACTGCGGACGTTCTGACCCGTCTGCGTTCGCTTCAGGACAGTCTGGGCAGATACAACGACCTGTCCGTTCAGTGCGGACACATGCAGGAGAGGCTGAACTCAGAGACCGACCCGAAACTGCTGGCGGCCTGCGGATATATCATGGCAGTTCTGGCAATGAAAAAGGCTCAGGAGCGGGAGCAGGCGGTGGAGCTTATCCGAATTTTCCGTAAAGGAAAGAAACGGGTTAAAAAGTCGCTGGGAATTTGA
- a CDS encoding prohibitin family protein, whose product MADFQKKINSGALGGVAAVAVVAIGFLAFTAFTTITAGSRGVLLTFGKPSDRVLGEGIHFKIPLVQSIVKIDTKIKKGEIDTGAASKDLQDVTATVAVNFHPDPERVNILYKTIGLDYASRVIDPSVREVMKAVIARYTAGELITQREDVKNNIKTQLQARMVTFNVILDDFSIVNFSFSKGFTDAIEAKQTAEQLAIKAQRDLERIKIEAEQKITQAQAEAESLRLQKTNVTPELIKLREIEMQTKAIEKWNGQLPTYTGGAMPFLNLSAPK is encoded by the coding sequence ATGGCAGATTTCCAGAAAAAGATCAATTCGGGAGCGCTGGGCGGTGTTGCCGCTGTTGCCGTGGTCGCAATAGGCTTCCTCGCTTTCACGGCTTTCACGACGATCACCGCAGGCTCAAGAGGTGTTCTTCTCACCTTCGGCAAACCCTCTGACAGGGTTCTCGGCGAAGGTATCCACTTCAAGATACCGCTTGTGCAGTCCATCGTAAAGATCGACACCAAGATAAAAAAAGGTGAAATAGACACCGGAGCAGCCTCAAAAGATCTTCAGGATGTAACGGCCACCGTAGCGGTGAACTTCCATCCGGATCCCGAGCGGGTCAATATCCTTTACAAAACCATCGGACTTGACTATGCCTCAAGGGTTATAGACCCTTCCGTTCGGGAGGTTATGAAAGCTGTCATCGCACGCTACACCGCAGGGGAGCTTATCACCCAGCGTGAGGATGTTAAAAACAACATCAAAACTCAGCTGCAGGCACGCATGGTAACATTCAATGTTATCCTTGATGATTTCTCAATAGTCAATTTCAGCTTTTCGAAGGGATTCACAGATGCCATCGAAGCCAAGCAGACCGCTGAACAGCTTGCTATAAAGGCTCAGAGAGACCTTGAGCGTATCAAGATAGAGGCGGAGCAGAAGATAACTCAGGCACAGGCCGAGGCCGAGTCGCTGAGACTTCAGAAGACCAACGTTACCCCTGAGCTTATCAAGCTGAGAGAGATAGAGATGCAGACCAAGGCCATTGAAAAATGGAACGGACAGCTGCCCACCTACACAGGCGGAGCGATGCCCTTTCTGAACCTGTCGGCACCTAAGTAA
- the ppk1 gene encoding polyphosphate kinase 1, with protein MAVSPYINRELSWLEFNRRVMMEAMDESVPLLERLKFLAIFSSNLDEFFMIRVGGLRDQIEAGYDKLDVSGKTPVEQLELISRKAHELTSLRQQIFAGLKKELESEGIVIAPNLTNNLDDITEAIFNEEIYPVISPVTLSANNPMPFIHNLRLCLYVLIKKDGEIHHSTIILPESLRRMFRVKLDKTYFLFTEDILAKYLHIVYPDYEVLDSYLLRVTRNADLTLDEEESVDLLLSIQNYLKSRKKGWICRVETDSRLPQEILGEVAEHLQFSKDVVYVIDDIIDMTSLFSIVGERPDLCYPPFKPVLPEDVDSTTDIFEQIKKRDIIMYRPFHDFGIVSRMVAAAADDPDVMAIKMTLYRANKNSTILESLMNAARNGKHVSVVVELKARFDEARNVDWAYMLEEAGCIVTYGIAGLKIHAKNLMIVRREKGRVVRYSHMSTGNFNEFTAGIYTDVDYITADEDVGKDSAAMFNLLMGYTDIGNWNRFYLAPKYIKPKVLELIDEEIAFAKAGKEAKMIVKVNAVIDRKIIDKLIEASCAGVKIELIVRGICGIRAGIKGVTENIRVRSIVGRFLEHPRIIYFHAGGKKRVFFSTADWMERNMDRRVEMFFEVTKKEGRNFLLNILDLNLSDNQKTWFQKGTEYVKTKAAKDRLNYQDFMIDNCQKLYTRKAKL; from the coding sequence ATGGCTGTCAGTCCGTATATTAACAGGGAACTCAGCTGGCTGGAGTTTAACAGAAGGGTTATGATGGAGGCGATGGACGAATCCGTTCCGCTTCTGGAGCGCCTTAAATTCCTTGCCATCTTCTCATCCAATCTGGACGAGTTTTTCATGATCCGTGTGGGCGGTCTGCGTGACCAGATAGAGGCGGGCTACGACAAGCTGGATGTCTCCGGAAAAACTCCCGTTGAACAGCTGGAGCTGATAAGCAGAAAGGCTCATGAGCTGACCAGTCTTCGTCAGCAGATTTTCGCCGGGCTGAAAAAGGAACTGGAAAGCGAGGGGATAGTCATTGCTCCCAATCTGACGAACAATCTGGATGATATAACCGAAGCTATCTTCAACGAGGAGATATATCCGGTGATATCACCCGTTACCCTTTCGGCAAACAACCCTATGCCGTTCATCCACAACCTGCGCCTGTGTCTTTATGTTCTCATAAAAAAAGACGGCGAGATTCATCATTCCACGATAATTCTGCCGGAGAGTCTGCGCAGAATGTTCAGGGTTAAGCTGGACAAGACCTATTTCCTGTTCACCGAAGACATCCTTGCGAAATATCTGCATATAGTCTATCCGGACTACGAGGTTCTGGACAGCTATCTTCTGCGGGTGACACGCAATGCCGACCTTACCCTCGACGAAGAGGAGTCGGTGGATCTTCTTCTTTCAATCCAGAACTATCTGAAATCCCGCAAAAAGGGGTGGATATGCCGTGTGGAGACCGACAGCAGGCTCCCGCAGGAGATTCTGGGCGAAGTGGCGGAACATCTCCAGTTTTCAAAAGACGTCGTATATGTAATTGACGATATAATAGACATGACCTCACTGTTCTCCATCGTAGGGGAGCGTCCCGACCTCTGTTATCCGCCTTTCAAACCGGTTTTGCCGGAGGATGTTGACAGCACGACGGATATATTTGAGCAGATAAAAAAACGGGACATTATAATGTACCGTCCGTTCCATGATTTCGGCATAGTGTCCAGAATGGTTGCGGCGGCGGCGGATGATCCGGATGTCATGGCCATAAAAATGACCCTCTACAGGGCTAACAAAAACTCGACAATTCTCGAAAGCCTTATGAATGCCGCACGAAACGGCAAGCACGTCAGCGTTGTGGTGGAGCTTAAGGCACGTTTTGACGAGGCACGCAACGTCGACTGGGCGTATATGCTTGAAGAGGCGGGATGCATCGTCACCTACGGCATAGCGGGGCTTAAGATACATGCTAAGAACCTTATGATAGTGCGCAGGGAAAAGGGCAGAGTGGTTCGCTATTCCCATATGTCCACAGGCAACTTTAACGAGTTCACCGCCGGAATCTACACCGACGTGGACTATATCACTGCTGATGAGGACGTCGGCAAGGACAGTGCCGCAATGTTTAACCTCCTGATGGGCTATACTGATATCGGCAACTGGAACAGATTTTATCTTGCGCCGAAATACATCAAGCCTAAGGTTCTGGAACTGATAGACGAGGAGATAGCCTTTGCCAAAGCGGGCAAAGAGGCTAAGATGATAGTTAAGGTAAATGCGGTGATAGACCGCAAGATAATAGACAAACTGATAGAGGCCTCCTGTGCGGGAGTTAAGATTGAGCTTATCGTACGGGGCATCTGTGGCATCCGTGCCGGAATAAAGGGCGTTACTGAAAACATCCGTGTGCGCAGTATCGTGGGCAGGTTCCTTGAGCATCCCAGAATAATCTATTTCCATGCGGGGGGCAAAAAACGTGTGTTTTTCAGCACCGCCGACTGGATGGAGCGCAACATGGACAGGCGTGTTGAGATGTTCTTCGAGGTGACAAAGAAGGAGGGACGGAATTTCCTTCTGAACATACTCGACCTCAACCTGAGCGACAATCAGAAGACGTGGTTCCAGAAAGGAACAGAATACGTCAAAACAAAAGCGGCCAAAGACAGGCTGAACTATCAGGATTTTATGATAGACAACTGCCAGAAGCTGTACACCCGAAAGGCGAAGCTATGA
- a CDS encoding acetate uptake transporter, whose product MSNKVEAVNTEAAIGQIAETVIADSTANPAPLGLMGFGLTTILLNLHNIGLFPLDSGILAMGIFYGGLGQIIVGMMEWKKKNTFGTVAFTSYGLFWLTLVGIIVLPKMGFEKPDTVAMSAYLFLWGFFSLILFIGTFKLNKGLQVVFFLLVILFMLLAIGDMFESASLKKFAGFEGVLCGLSAMYVGAAQVLNEVYKRTVLPLG is encoded by the coding sequence ATGAGCAACAAAGTTGAAGCTGTGAATACTGAAGCAGCTATCGGACAGATTGCGGAAACAGTAATCGCAGACTCCACCGCAAATCCTGCTCCTCTCGGACTTATGGGATTCGGTCTTACTACAATTCTTCTTAACCTGCATAACATCGGTCTTTTCCCTCTGGACAGCGGAATACTCGCAATGGGTATTTTCTATGGCGGTCTGGGACAGATCATCGTTGGTATGATGGAATGGAAAAAGAAAAATACTTTCGGCACAGTGGCCTTTACTTCATATGGTCTGTTCTGGCTCACACTGGTGGGTATAATCGTTCTGCCCAAGATGGGATTTGAAAAACCCGATACGGTTGCAATGTCTGCATACCTTTTCCTGTGGGGCTTCTTCTCCCTTATCCTTTTCATAGGCACATTCAAGCTGAACAAAGGCCTTCAGGTTGTTTTCTTCCTACTGGTTATCCTGTTCATGCTTCTTGCTATCGGCGATATGTTCGAGAGCGCATCGCTCAAGAAATTTGCCGGATTTGAAGGCGTTCTCTGCGGTCTGTCTGCAATGTATGTAGGCGCGGCGCAGGTTCTCAACGAAGTTTATAAAAGAACAGTTCTGCCCCTCGGGTAA
- a CDS encoding Ppx/GppA phosphatase family protein — protein MRSSDNVKVAVADIGSNSLRLQISEVKDKSYRVLEDYKEMIRLGDAIYTQGYFSKDTIETIVSTLKNVKRLAESRGCKTIRAIATAAFREADNLGETLNIVEQECGIKIEVISGQEEARLTYLAASANFELKGRNALITDIGGGSAEYTIVRDGEVDKAKSLPLGCNRLTREFLEGDPPTSAQIIAMKAHIKDYIDKLKPGKGLEMLICTGGSMNNAGVICHYRDKNLRDSQVKYVERKFLKKFISDIRGKTTAERVKIEGMEEKRADIILAAAIQTDMVLEETGIDGFYTLTGGLRAGITIDTINRMGIELPFQQNSMDNVRYARLIEVGNKFDFDERDAVQVAKLARMLFDGLKDRMGLIEKDWYLLEAAAMLRDIGKHIAYSKHHKHSYYMIKHSELVGYTHDEVEAIASIARYHRKSMPKAAHGDFNDLCLSLQLRVEKLTALLRLAIALDRTHKGLIDRLDVNVTPVAIDIRPVSDKDITFEIKDFERNRDMLAKLLKLPVRLV, from the coding sequence ATGCGATCAAGCGATAACGTCAAAGTGGCTGTTGCCGATATAGGCAGCAACTCCTTACGTCTTCAGATTTCCGAGGTGAAGGACAAAAGCTACCGTGTCCTTGAAGACTATAAGGAGATGATACGCCTCGGCGATGCGATATACACTCAGGGGTACTTCTCCAAAGATACCATCGAAACAATAGTTTCCACGCTCAAAAATGTTAAGCGGCTTGCAGAGAGCAGGGGATGCAAAACCATAAGAGCTATTGCCACTGCGGCCTTCAGAGAGGCGGACAACCTCGGGGAGACGCTTAACATTGTTGAGCAGGAATGCGGGATAAAGATTGAGGTCATAAGCGGACAGGAGGAGGCGAGGCTCACCTATCTGGCCGCCAGCGCAAATTTTGAACTTAAAGGGCGCAACGCTCTCATAACCGATATAGGCGGCGGAAGTGCGGAATATACCATAGTCCGTGACGGCGAGGTGGACAAGGCGAAAAGCCTGCCTCTGGGCTGCAACAGGCTCACCCGTGAGTTTCTGGAAGGCGACCCGCCCACGTCGGCGCAGATAATTGCCATGAAGGCTCACATTAAGGACTATATTGATAAACTGAAGCCGGGCAAAGGGCTTGAGATGCTCATCTGCACAGGCGGTTCCATGAACAACGCCGGAGTGATCTGTCACTACAGGGATAAGAACCTGCGTGACAGTCAGGTGAAATACGTTGAGCGGAAATTCCTGAAAAAATTCATCAGCGACATCAGAGGAAAAACCACTGCGGAGCGGGTGAAGATAGAGGGGATGGAGGAGAAACGGGCGGACATAATCCTTGCGGCGGCCATCCAGACCGACATGGTTCTGGAAGAGACGGGAATAGACGGTTTCTACACTCTGACAGGTGGACTTCGGGCGGGAATCACCATCGACACCATAAACAGGATGGGTATAGAGCTTCCTTTTCAGCAGAACAGCATGGACAACGTGCGCTATGCGAGGCTGATTGAGGTGGGCAACAAATTCGACTTTGACGAGAGGGACGCCGTTCAGGTGGCGAAACTGGCCAGAATGCTCTTTGACGGGCTTAAAGACCGCATGGGGCTTATTGAGAAGGACTGGTATCTTCTTGAGGCGGCGGCGATGCTGAGGGATATCGGCAAACACATTGCTTATTCCAAACATCATAAGCACTCTTATTATATGATAAAGCATTCGGAGCTGGTGGGCTATACACACGACGAGGTGGAGGCCATTGCCAGCATAGCCAGATATCACAGAAAGAGCATGCCCAAAGCGGCGCACGGCGATTTCAACGATCTTTGCCTTTCGCTTCAGCTGAGGGTTGAGAAACTGACGGCTCTGCTCAGGCTTGCGATAGCTCTGGACAGAACCCACAAAGGGCTTATAGACAGGCTTGACGTTAACGTCACCCCAGTTGCCATAGATATCAGACCAGTGTCCGACAAGGACATTACGTTTGAAATAAAAGATTTTGAGAGAAACAGGGATATGCTGGCTAAGCTTTTGAAACTCCCTGTAAGGCTGGTATGA
- a CDS encoding SixA phosphatase family protein, which translates to MIVYLIRHAHAEDREVFKGRDLDRPLTDRGKVRAKRAFARFFNIYDKPAAVLTSAAVRSVETASIISELCGVKYDIRERLNPGAKIKDYLETVSDWRHASPLAVVGHEPDLSEVISFITGGKALRLQLKKGSIAHIEDSVLVNLIQQKALL; encoded by the coding sequence ATGATAGTGTATCTGATACGTCACGCCCATGCAGAGGACAGAGAGGTTTTTAAAGGCCGGGATCTGGACAGGCCGCTTACCGACAGGGGAAAGGTTCGTGCAAAGAGGGCGTTCGCCCGATTTTTCAATATTTACGACAAGCCGGCCGCAGTGCTGACATCCGCAGCGGTGCGCTCTGTGGAGACCGCCTCGATAATATCGGAACTTTGCGGTGTCAAATACGACATCAGGGAGAGGCTTAATCCTGGTGCGAAGATAAAGGACTATCTGGAGACCGTTTCCGACTGGAGGCATGCTTCGCCTCTGGCAGTTGTGGGGCACGAGCCTGATCTGTCGGAGGTGATATCGTTCATCACCGGCGGCAAAGCACTGAGGCTTCAGCTCAAGAAGGGCTCCATTGCCCACATTGAGGACAGTGTTCTCGTCAACCTTATCCAGCAGAAGGCTCTGCTCTGA